Part of the Candidatus Methylomirabilis sp. genome is shown below.
GTATGGCCAGGCTAAAGTGGTAGTGGCCCAAGCCATGAGCGCCGCACGGCAAGATCGAGCGCTCGATGTCGAGGCGGTTAGCCAGGTGTCGGAGAGGATGGTGGAGAGCGTCCTCCGCAATAAGGATGCGCTTTGCAGCCTTTCGCGCCTCAAGAGCTTCGATGAGTACACCTTCTTCCACTCGGTTAATGTTGCTATTCTGGCTCTTGCGATGGGCCTGCATCACGAGATGTCCCGCGACGCCCTTTCCAGGCTCGGCTTGGGGGCATTACTCCACGATATCGGAAAGATGAGGGTTCCCGTGGACCTCTTAAACGCGCCTAGGCGGCTGGAGGAGGGTGAACGAGAGATTCTGAAGCAGCATGTCATGCGTGGCGCGGAGTACTTGTCGCAACATGCCGCCCTGTCGGAGGAGGTCTTCTGGCCCCTGCTGGAGCATCACGAGCGGCTGGATGGGACCGGCTACCCCGCCGGTCGGAAACGGAAAGATTTGAGTCAGTCCGGTCTGATCACAGGCGTAGCAGACATTTACGATGCCATCACCTCTGATCGTGTATACCACAAAGGGATACCCCCATTTCAGGCCATGCGAGAGCTGCATGGGCTGGCGCTTGACGGGCACCTCGATCTTCACGTGGTGAGAGGGCTCACTCAGTGCGTCGGCCTGTACCCCGTTGGAAGTTATGTGAGACTTTCGACAAGAGAAATCGGCGTGGTAAGTCGGCTGAACCACGCCGAACCCTTACTACCGACATTGCTCTTGGTCAGCAATGGGGGTGTCCCGTATCGACCACCGAAGCCCTTCGATCTCGCCCAGCAGCCCACACAACCCTTGTGCTATATTGTGACTCCGGTAGACCCACATCAGCTCGGCATTGACCCCAACCACGTATTGGGCGACCTGTCCGCATGATCTATAGTCCGCCTGGGTTGAAGCCTATTGAGAACTCCACGCATTTCATGACTATTCATCCGGGGAGAAAGTGGATCGACATATCGGCGGGCGAGGCGGTTCGCGTCGTTCAGGAATACAGCCGTCTCGAGGCCACACTAGCGGCTCATCGCTCCCAAGTGGCCAAAAAAGGCTTGACAAATCTCAATCAGTAGGGCAAGCTTGAGCGCGTTTTCACGATCTTTAGAGCTGCCAGGTCCGACTCAAGGGATCCGGCAGCGCTTTTTTGCCGGTGGTATGAACGAGCGGGAGCAGTTCGTCCGAGGTACGCTGGTTGGCGCGCTTGGCCTCGTCGCGGCCGGGCTCGTCGGTTTTGGGCTGTTCGGGAAGTGGGATTGGGCCTTGGGCCTTGCCACCGGCGCGCTCGTCAGCCTGTTCAGCTTCAGACTCATTGTCCAAACCGTGGTCCGTCTCACCGAGCGCCAGGCGCCTCGGTCGCGTGGTCAACAGTACTGGTGGGTCCGATCTATTCTTAGGCTCTTCGGAGTCGCCGTCATCGTCTTCTTCGTGATCGTTTACCTGCCTGTGAATCTGATCGGGATGGCGCTCGGCCTGCTGGCGGTTCAACTTGGGATGGGCGGATATTTCGTCGTTCGTTCGTCGTTTTTGCACAGTAGCAATACCGGATTGGAGGATCAGAAGCCATGACGAAGGATCGCATCCGGCTTATCGCGGTGACGGCCTGCTTTTTCCTTGGGTTGGCGCTTCTCGTGGCCTTCCCTGCATGGGCCGCCGAGGAAGCCCATGGGGGAGAGCAGCCCGGGATCATCAACCTGAATAAGACATTGATCCTTCAGGTTGTGAACTTTCTCATTTTGATTGCCGTGCTGTACAAGTTCCTGTTCAAGCCGCTCACCCAGTTTCTCGCGACGCGGGCCGATGGCATCAAGCGTTCCCTGGAGGAGGCGAAGGCAGCCAGAGAGGCCGCGGCCCAGACCCAGAAGGAGTACGAAGCACAGATTCTCGCGACCCGGCGGGAGGCCGCCGCCATGCGGGAGTCGGCGATCCGTGAGGTCGAGGAGGAGCGGCAGCGACTGCTCAAGGTCTCGCGTGAGGAGGCCGCCCGTCTCGTGACCGAGGCCAAGGCGCAGATCGAGCAGGAGGTCAAAAGGGCGAAGGCCGAGCTTCGCGCGGAGGTAGTCGATCTCTCGCTTGGGGTCGCGGAGCGCGTCATCGCCCGCAGTCTTACCACCGATGATCATCGCCGTCTGGCGGAGCAGGTGGTGGCCGAGATTGGGAGCGGACGGTGAGAGCCAGCGGTCTCGCCAGAAGGTACGCCAAGGCGCTGGCAGACGTTGCGGCCGAGCAGCAACTGCTGGAGACGGTCGGATCTGACCTTCGCGCGGTTGTAGAGACGATGAAACGAACTCGCGAGGTGGCGACCTTCTTTGCGAGTCCCGCCATCCCACTGAGCGATAAACGGCGCATCCTGCACACGATTGCGGAAGGGGTGGGGGTGAAGCCGCTTACCGCCAAATTTCTGAATCTGATCCTGGAGAAACGGCGGCTCCCGCACCTCGGAGAGATTGCCCTCGCCTATGAGGAACTGACCGATGAGCGGCTGGGTCGCGGAAAAGCCACAGTGACCTCAGCGATCCCGCTGTCCGAGCCGATCATTCACGGGCTCCAGGAGCGCCTCCGGATGGCGACGGGAAAAGAGATCTATCTGGAGGCTCGAGTCGACCCCTCCATCGTGGGCGGGTTTGTTGCGCAAATTGGCAGCACCATCTACGATGGGTCCGTCAGGACACAACTGAAAAAGGTGCGCGAACACCTGCTGAAGAGCGAGTATCGCTGACACTGAAAGGGTAGCGGAATGGCGCAGATCAAAGCGGAAGAGATCACCGAAATTATCAAGCAGCAACTGGCCGGGTACGAGGCGCTCGTTGATGTCGCGGAGGTCGGCACCGTCATCGAGGCGGGCGACGGGATTGCTCGCATCTACGGCCTGGAAAAGGCCATGGCCGGCGAACTCCTGGAGTTTCCGCACGACGTCTTCGGCATGGTGCTGAACCTTGAGGAGGACAACGTCGGCGCGGTCCTGTTGGGCGAGGCGGAAGCGATCAAAGAGGGTGATCTGGTCAAGCGGACGGGCCGGATCGCCTCGGTGCCGGTGGGCGAGGCGCTGGTGGGGAGGGTGGTGAACGCTCTGGGCCTGCCGATCGACGGCAAGGGACCGATCGACGCCAAAGAGCTTCGGCCCATTGAGCGGTTGGCCCCCGGGGTGGTGGACCGCCGACCGGTTAAGGAGGCGCTTCAGACCGGTATCAAGGCCATCGATGCGATGATCCCGATCGGTCGGGGACAGCGCGAGTTGATCATCGGCGACCGGCAGACCGGCAAGACGGCGGTCGCGATTGACGCCATCATCAACCAGAAGGGTAAAGACGTCTTCTGTGTCTACGTGGCTGTCGGTCAGAAGCGGTCTACCGTCGCCCAGGTGGTCAAGACGCTGGAAGAGGCCGGGGCTATGGCCTACACCACGGTTGTTGCGGCTACTGCCTCCGAACTGGCGCCGCTTCAGTATATCGCCCCCTATGCCGGCTGCGCGATAGGCGAGTATTTCCGCGACTCTGGGCGTCACTCCCTGTGCGTCTACGACGACCTGTCCAAGCATGCCCAGGCCTATCGCCAGCTCTCGCTGCTGCTGCGTCGGCCGCCCGGCCGCGAGGCCTATCCGGGCGATGTCTTCTACCTGCACTCGCGCCTTCTGGAGCGGGGGGCCAAGCTGAATGACGATCTGGGCGGAGGGTCGCTGACCGCGCTCCCAATCATCGAGACCCAGCTTGGCGACGTTTCGGCCTACATCCCGACCAACGTGATCTCGATCACCGACGGCCAGATCTATCTGGAAACCGATCTGTTCTTCGCCGGTATCCGGCCGGCCATCAACGTCGGCCTGTCGGTCTCCCGAGTCGGCGGCTCGGCCCAGATCAAGGCGATGCGGCAGGTGGCCGGTAAGCTCCGGTTGGACCTGGCGCAGTATCGGGAGATGGCCGCGTTCGCCCAATTTGGGAGCGAACTGGACAAGGCCACCCAGGCTCAGCTCAATCGGGGCGCGCGAATGGTCGAGGTGCTGAAACAGGGGCAGTATGTGCCCCTCGAGGTCGAACGACAGATCCTCATTATCTATGCGGGAACGGCCGGCCACCTGGACGAGCTTCCGGTTGACACGGTCTTGCAATTTGAGGGGGTGTTGCACAAATCCGTCGAGGGGCGGTATCCAAGCATCTTTCAGGAGATCAGGGAAAAGCGCGAACTCAGCGATGCCCTCCGCGCCCAGATGGACCAGGCGATTACCGAGTGCAAGGCCGAGTTTCTGGCGGCTCGAAAGGCGGCCTAAGAGCAGGGGTTAGGGTTTAGAGGCGGCAGAGCATGGCGACATTACGCGATATTAAGCGGCGCATTACATCAGTCAAAAGCACCCAGCAGATCACCAAGGCGATGAAGTTGGTGGCGGCAGCCAAGCTGCGCCGCGCCCAGGAGCGTATCCTGGAGGCCCGCCCCTATGCCTTCAAGATGCAGGAGGTACTGGCTAGCCTCGCCTTGAGAGCCGATCCTCAGTATCATCCGCTGCTGTGCCGACGCGAAACCGGTAAAAAGATTATCGTGGTTATCGCCGCCGACAAGGGACTCTGTGGCGGGTTCAATAGCAATATCATGCGCCGGTCGTTGGAGTTGCTCCGCACAACACCCGGCGAAACGACCGTCACGCTGGTCGTCGTCGGGCGCAAGACGCGTGATTTCTATCGGCGCCGCCCCTATGCGATCCGGTCGGAACAGATCGGCTTTTTCGATCGGTTGGCGTATGACCATGCGGCCGCGTTGGGCCGAGAGTTGGCGAATGCCTACGTGGCCGAGGAGGCGGACGAGATCCAGTTGGTCTATAATGAGTTTAAGTCGGTCGCGACGCAGCGGGTCGTGGTGGAGCGACTGCTGCCCATCGAGCCGTTGCAAGCCCCTGAGGAGCTGGCCACCATCGACTTCATTTATGAGCCGTCGCCGAAGGCGATCCTGGAGGGGCTGCTGCCTAAACATGTTGAGGTGCAGGTGTACAGGGCGCTCATGGAATCGTTGGCCGGTGAGTACGGCGCCCGGATGACCGCTATGGATGCGGCGAGCAAGAACGCCTCAGAGATGATCGACCTGCTGACGCTGCAGTTCAACAAGGCGCGGCAGGAACGAATCACCAAGGAGCTGCTCGAAGTTGTCGGTGGGGCCGAGGCGTTGCGGGCGGCTAAGGGATAGAGACGGCCGTCAGCTTGTGCTGAGCGCTGAAGACTGATTTTCAACCAGGAGTGAGACGATGAACGCAGGGAGGATCGTGCAGGTCATCGGACCTGTCGTCGATGTCGAGTTTGACCCGGGCAAACTACCGGCCATTCACAACGCCCTCGAGGTCAAGGCCCAGCAGACCAAGGATATCTTTTCCTACAGTGAACGGCTGATTGTGGAGGTGGCCCAACACCTGGGAGAGAGCCGGATTCGAGCCATCGCCCTCTCCTCCACCGACGGGCTTGTCCGGGGGATGGAGGTCGTTGACACCGGCGCGCCGATCACCATTCCCGTGGGCCGGGCTGCGCTCGGTCGGATCATGAACGTGATCGGGGAGCCGGTGGATAAGCAGGGGCCGATAGACGCCAAGACGCACTACCCGATCCACCGCCCCGCCCCAGCCTTCGACGAACAGGCGACCAAGGTCGAGATCCTGGAGACCGGCATCAAGGTCGTCGATCTGCTGGAACCGTATACCAAGGGCGGCAAGACCGGCCTCTTCGGCGGCGCCGGGGTCGGCAAGACCGTCGTCATTATGGAGCTGATCCGCAACATCGCCATGGAGCATGGCGGCCTCTCGGTCTTTGCGGGGGTGGGCGAGCGAACCCGCGAGGGAAACGACCTGTGGCTGGAGATGAAGGAGTCGGGGGTTATTGAGAAGACCGCGCTCATCTATGGTCAGATGACCGAGCCGCCTGGGTCGCGGCTGCGAGTAGCGCTGACCGGGCTGACCGTCGCCGAATACTTCAGGGACGAGGAGAAGCAGGACGTCCTGCTGTTCGTCGACAACATTTTCCGTTTTACGCAGGCCGGCTCAGAGGTTTCGGCGCTGCTCGGCCGGATGCCCTCGGCTGTCGGCTACCAACCGACGCTGGGGACAGAGATGGGCGAGCTGCAGGAGCGGATCACCTCGACCAAGACCGGCTCCATTACCTCGGTCCAGGCCATCTACGTACCGGCCGACGACATTACCGACCCGGCCCCGGCCGCAGCCTTTGCCCACCTGGACGCGACGACGGTCCTTTCCCGGCAGCTTACCGAGCTGGGGATCTATCCTGCGGTCGATCCACTGGCCTCCACCTCCCGAATTCTCGACCCCCGTGTCGTGGGTGAAGAGCACTACGCGGTGGCCAGGTCGATCCAGAAGATCCTGCAGCGCTACAAGGACCTCCAGGATATCATTGCCATCCTGGGGATGGACGAGCTGTCCGAGGACGATAAGTTGGTGGTGGCGCGCGCGAGAAAGGTTCAGCGATTCCTCTCCCAACCCTTCTTCGTGGCGGAGCAGTTCACGGGTCAGCCCGGCCGCTACGTCAAGCTGAAGGACTCCATCCAGGGATTCAAGGAGCTGATCGAGGGGAAGGCGGACGATCTGCCGGAGCAGGCCTTCTACATGGTTGGGACCCTCGACGAGGCCCGGGAGAAGGCCGAAAAGCTCGCGGGCCACAAGTAAGCCTGTCGCATAGGGCACGATAACGTTATGGCAGAGCAACAGAGTCAGACTTTTATGCTTGAGGTGGTGACGCCTCAGCGGCTGATCATCAGCGAAGAGATCGAGGAACTGATGGCCCCCGGCCAGGAGGGGTATTTCGGCGTCTGGCCCGGCCACACCCCGTTTATGACGACGCTGAAGATCGGGGAGCTGTCCTATACGCGGGGGCGGAAGGAGCGGTTTCTGGCCGTCAACTGGGGGTATGCCGAGGTCCGCCCCGACAAGGTGATCGTCCTGGTGGAGTCGGCGGAGCGGCCGGAGGAGATCGACCTGGCCAGGGCCGAACAGGCCAAGGTGCGGGCTGAAGAGCGGTTGCGCCAGTTTGGGGATGAAGCCATCGATCATGCCAGGGCCCAGGCCGCCCTTGAGCGGGCACTTGCCAGAATGGCAGTTGCCGCCAAGGGGAGACAATCGTAAGAGGAACGGCATGATTATCGTCATGAAAACGGGTGCCCACGAGAGCCAGATCCAAGACATCATTCGGCGGATCGAGGCGCTCGGATATCAGGCCCATATCATTCAGGGGACACAGCGGACGGTTATCGGGGCCGTGGGGGATGAGCGTGGTAAGGATCGTCTGCAGTCGCTGGAGGTAATGCCTGGAGTGGAGACCGTAGTCCCGATCCTCCAGCCGTTCAAGCTGGCCAGCCGAGAGGTCAAGGGCGGCAAGAGTATTATCAAGGTGGGTGACCTGGAGATCGGCGGACCGGCTGTCGTGGTTATGGCCGGCCCATGCTCAGTCGAAAGCGAGGCGCAAATGCTGCAGACCGCCCAGTCAGTCAAGGCGGCTGGAGCAAAGGTGCTTCGCGGAGGAGCCTTCAAGCCGCGCACCTCGCCCTATGCCTTTCAAGGTCTGGCCGAAGAGGGGCTCAAGTACCTGGATGTCGCGAGGGCGGCAACCGGCCTGAAGATCGTGACTGAGGTCGTAAACCCGATGGATGTCGAATTGGTGGCGGCGTATGCCGACATCCTGCAGATCGGCGCTCGAAACGTCCAGAATTTCGCTCTGCTGAAGCGGGCCGGCGAGGTCGGCAAGCCGGTCCTGCTCAAACGGGGGATGGCAACCACCATCAAGGAGTTCCTGATGGCGGCCGAATATATTCTGTCGGAGGGGAACTACGACGTGATCCTCTGCGAGCGGGGGATTCGGACCTTCGAGACCAGCACCCGCTTCACTCTCGACCTGAGCGCGATCCCGGTCCTCGGCAAGCTGACTCACCTGCCGCTGTTTGTGGATCCCAGTCACGGTACCGGCCAATGGGACTACGTAGCGCCGATGGCAAAGGCCGCGGTCGCCTGCGGAGCCGACGGGCTCATCATCGAAGTCCATCCAAACCCTGCGGAAGCCCAATCGGATGGCCTGCAGTCGCTGAAACCCCAGAAGTTCCAAAAGCTCATGGACGAATTACGCCCCGTCGCCGAGGCCGTCGGCCGCCGGTTGTAGTAGCACCTTCCAAACGCAAGCTCGCCCCACTCCATTTCGCTATTAGCATTCGATTACGTTGAGCATCAACCTCCGCTTTATGCTCGCCCATGACCCTGACTTCCTGCCAACCTTGACAACTCCGTAGAAACCAAAGAGAATTGCCGCAGTCCCATGAAGCTTCAGGACGGGGTTTGACGATTGCCTGTCATCAAGGCATCCTCAGTCAAGAGGCAGCGGAGGAAACGTGCGCGCGAAAATCAATATCCCGAAAGATAAACTCGCGGAGTTTTGTCGGCGCCATCAGATTCACAGGCTGGCGCTGTTCGGCTCGGTGTTGCGAGATGATTTTGCGACCGATAGCGACGTGGACGTGCTGGTGGAGTTTGAGCCGGGAGCGCGCATCGGATTGATCGGTCTGGCAGGAATAGAGAACGAATTGAGTCGCCTAATTGGACGAAAAGTGGACATGAATACAGCCGGATGTCTCAGCCCCTATTTCCGAGAAGAAGTGCTTCACGAAGCGGAGGTTGCCTTTGAGCAGGCATGACGATCAGGTCAGCATGCGGCATATGCTGGACCACGCTCGCGAAGCGTGCGCAATAGCTCGCGGACGCAAGCGCTCCGACTTGGAATCCGACCGGATGCTGCAACTGTCCCTGACCCGTCTGGCGGAGATTGTGAGCGAGGCCGCATCGCGCGTGTCGATATCCACCCGAAAAAAATACCCTGAGATTCCTTTGGCCGGATATTGTTGGGATGCGCAACCGCCTTATCCACGGATATGACATAGTGGACCTTGACCTACTTTGGGATACGGTTGAGACAGACCTTCAGTCGCTAATAGCTCAGTTGGAAGCTGTCTTTAAGGAATCGCAATAACCAACGGTCAATGGTCCGTGCGCGAAACGGCCAAACGAAATACGTCAAGCTCGAGCAGAGACTGTTCCTGCCGTTCCGGTTGGCCATAATAGGGTTGCCGATCAGTGTTCGCCGGTGACGGTGCGCCCAAGAGAACCTTGACAACCCCTCAGAAACCAAAGAGAATTGCCGCAGCCCCGGGAAGTTTCAGGATCGGCAGTAGTTTAATCCTAATCATCCTGCCCTTGAAAAGGATACAATGCGATTTGAGTGGGATCGTGATAAGGCAAACCGGAACCATAAAAAACACGGGGTCACATTTGACGAGGCAGTTACCGTATTCTACGACCCGTTGTCTGCGACATTTGATGATCCCGATCACTCGGTTGGTGAACGGAGGCTCATTACTATCGGGTTCTCCGCTCAGGGCCGACTCATAGCAGTATGTCATACTGAGCGCGGACCAGCGGTGCGAATCATCAGTGCCCGTCCAGCTACGGTACGAGAGAGGAAGCGTCATGAGACATAAGAGAGAAACCGAACAAGACGAGATGCGCCCTGAATACGATCTTGATTACTCCAAGGCTGTTCGCGGAAAGTATTATCGGCGTCTTCTGAAGGAAGGTGCAAACGTCGTCGTGCTCGAGCCGGACATCGCGAAGGCATTTCGCGATTCCGCAGCCGTAAACGATGCGCTGCGTTCTCTGCTACAAGTGTCGGAGTCGACGCGGCGCCTCACTTCGCGCTCAACTCAGACCGCGCGCAAGCACGCCGCCGGTTAGCGTCGTTAGCTAACAGCCACGATGCTTATGTCGAAGATCGCCATGAAAACAATACTAACGGACATTGTGGTCCCGCTGCTGGTCGTATCTATTCCGTTTACTCCGAATATTTACGAGATGTTCACTAGGCCTGAGTTCCATTTCGTTTATGAGACGCAGTATCGAAAGAACCCCGTAATCGAGTGGAATCGGCAGCTTAACAGATTTGTTGATGGGCTGAATAAACTTCCAAAGCTCAGCGATGGCCCCATTCCGAAGCAGGTTGCGATACGCCTTGCCAGGGACATTTTTGAGGCATTGCCCGCCATGTTAGCCGACGACAGCTTCAAGCCGATGGATAGTCAACCGTTAAAATCCTCAACGTATCGAAATACGATCTCCGCAACATTAAGGCTCACTTCGTAGGCTGTGTCGGGTTTGATTCGTACAAGACCTACCCGGATTCGCTCGGAAGTCCTGAGAATCGAAATATTTCGCCCTCAGCCACCAGCGTAACCGTAACGGTCCGCTACGACAACCTTGCTCGTTCACCTGAGGGTTCCTCCCGGCCGGCGTTCATCACCTTCTATGGGGCGGACGCATCACAATGCAAACCAAAAGTCGAAGCCCAGCTTGCGAACGGAGATCTGGCCACTGGTAAGGAGGTTGCCATTAGTAGTTATCTTGACGATGTGGAGTCTGCGCAGTGGAAGAGGGAGAGGTTGTCTGATACCGCCGTGAAGGTGTTCTTGGTTGCGGCCGTTGTCTATCTAACCTTCCAGATTCGAGGGCTGAAGAGGCGAGTGCGCAATATCAGCTAAGTACGGTGTCCAGTCGACGGCGCTGCGCGCCATGCCTGATGCGTAGCGTTAGATAACTGCTTGGCAGGTCTCACCACAGCGCCGCCAACCTGTAGGATGGCTCATCTTGTCTGGTGGGCCGACACTGGTTGTAATCATGGTAGATCATGCTCCTATCGAATCCTACAGCGTCGTCGCCACCAAGTCGATTTCGACGATGGCGCCGCGCGGCAGGGTAGCCACACCGACCGTCGAGCGAGCGGGCTTAACCTTGCCCAGGTATTCGGCATAGACCTCGTTCATCTGGGCGAAACTGCTCAGGTCGGTGAGATACACGGTGGCCTTGACGACTCGGTCGAGGGAGCTTGCCCCGGCCTCGAGGACGGCCTTCAGGTTTTCCAGGACTTGGCGCGTCTGGGCCGACACGTCGCCCTCGATCATCTTCCCGGTGGCCGGATCGAGCGCGATCTGACCGGAGGTGAAGAGGAACCCGTTGAACTTAATCCCTTGCTCATAAGGCCCAATAGCCTTCGGGGCCAGCTCGGTGCTCACGACTTCACGCGACATCTATGCCCCCTCACTCTTACCCTCCCCCGCCATGGGGAGAGGGAAACAGTACATTAGGCGCTCACGGCGCCGACAACGTCATGAATGGTTGTGGCTAGCGACTCGGAGATCCCGGCGGCACGCCGCAGTTCATCGATGCTGGCCTCGCGTAGGCGACGGAGGCTTCCGAATTGGGTGAGTAGCGCGCGTCTACGCTTGGCCCCGATCCCGGGAACGTCGTCCAGCAGCGAGCGGATCGCCGACTTGCCTCGCAGCGCCCGGTGATAGGTAATAGCAAACCGATGCGACTCATCGCGGATCTGCTGAAGCAGTTGCCTGGCCCTGGACCGTTCCGGGAGCGCGATCGGCGTGGACCTGGATGGGTGAAAAACCAACTCCTCCTCCTTGGCCAGGCCCACCATCGGTAGTGCATGCAGCCCCAGCTCCCTCGCTACGCCGAGCGCGGCGTTGAGCTGTCCGCGACCGCCGTCAAGAAGCATGAGGTCGGGAAGCGGCATCTCCTCTGTCTTGTGCAGCCGTCGTCGCACCACTTCGGCTAGCATAGCGAAGTCGTCAGGCCCCTGCACCGTCTTGATCTTGTAGCGCTTGTAAGCTGATTTTTTTGCCTTGCCATCCTCCCAAACCACCTGGGAGCCGACCGCCAGCGTCCCCGAGATGTTCGAGATGTCGTAGGCCTCGATCCGTCTGGGCGGGGCCGAGAGGTCAAGCGCCTCCTGTAAATCCTTCAGGGCTTGCTCGCGACTCCGCGAGGATCGGAGCGACAGTGCCAGGGCCTCCTGCGCATTTGTCAGCGCCAACTGGACCAGCCGCGCCTTGCGCCCGCGCCGCGGGACCAGCAGCTCCACGCGGCGATTGGCCCGGGACGCAAGCCACGCCGCAATCAGCGAGGCGTCCTCCAGGGGGTGGGACAGCAGGATCTCCTGAGGGATGTCCCGTGCGCCGAGGTA
Proteins encoded:
- a CDS encoding HD-GYP domain-containing protein, with protein sequence MRKQIAIGQLRIGMYVTRLDRPWTKTPFWRHKMRIESSEHIEALRACGVQFVEIDTEKGLDLAPQSSVRTTTPSATPTTEHSFLHPPQPRGVSFEEEMSSAKEVYGQAKVVVAQAMSAARQDRALDVEAVSQVSERMVESVLRNKDALCSLSRLKSFDEYTFFHSVNVAILALAMGLHHEMSRDALSRLGLGALLHDIGKMRVPVDLLNAPRRLEEGEREILKQHVMRGAEYLSQHAALSEEVFWPLLEHHERLDGTGYPAGRKRKDLSQSGLITGVADIYDAITSDRVYHKGIPPFQAMRELHGLALDGHLDLHVVRGLTQCVGLYPVGSYVRLSTREIGVVSRLNHAEPLLPTLLLVSNGGVPYRPPKPFDLAQQPTQPLCYIVTPVDPHQLGIDPNHVLGDLSA
- a CDS encoding ATP synthase subunit I gives rise to the protein MNEREQFVRGTLVGALGLVAAGLVGFGLFGKWDWALGLATGALVSLFSFRLIVQTVVRLTERQAPRSRGQQYWWVRSILRLFGVAVIVFFVIVYLPVNLIGMALGLLAVQLGMGGYFVVRSSFLHSSNTGLEDQKP
- the atpF gene encoding F0F1 ATP synthase subunit B, which encodes MTKDRIRLIAVTACFFLGLALLVAFPAWAAEEAHGGEQPGIINLNKTLILQVVNFLILIAVLYKFLFKPLTQFLATRADGIKRSLEEAKAAREAAAQTQKEYEAQILATRREAAAMRESAIREVEEERQRLLKVSREEAARLVTEAKAQIEQEVKRAKAELRAEVVDLSLGVAERVIARSLTTDDHRRLAEQVVAEIGSGR
- the atpH gene encoding ATP synthase F1 subunit delta, translated to MRASGLARRYAKALADVAAEQQLLETVGSDLRAVVETMKRTREVATFFASPAIPLSDKRRILHTIAEGVGVKPLTAKFLNLILEKRRLPHLGEIALAYEELTDERLGRGKATVTSAIPLSEPIIHGLQERLRMATGKEIYLEARVDPSIVGGFVAQIGSTIYDGSVRTQLKKVREHLLKSEYR
- the atpA gene encoding F0F1 ATP synthase subunit alpha, which translates into the protein MAQIKAEEITEIIKQQLAGYEALVDVAEVGTVIEAGDGIARIYGLEKAMAGELLEFPHDVFGMVLNLEEDNVGAVLLGEAEAIKEGDLVKRTGRIASVPVGEALVGRVVNALGLPIDGKGPIDAKELRPIERLAPGVVDRRPVKEALQTGIKAIDAMIPIGRGQRELIIGDRQTGKTAVAIDAIINQKGKDVFCVYVAVGQKRSTVAQVVKTLEEAGAMAYTTVVAATASELAPLQYIAPYAGCAIGEYFRDSGRHSLCVYDDLSKHAQAYRQLSLLLRRPPGREAYPGDVFYLHSRLLERGAKLNDDLGGGSLTALPIIETQLGDVSAYIPTNVISITDGQIYLETDLFFAGIRPAINVGLSVSRVGGSAQIKAMRQVAGKLRLDLAQYREMAAFAQFGSELDKATQAQLNRGARMVEVLKQGQYVPLEVERQILIIYAGTAGHLDELPVDTVLQFEGVLHKSVEGRYPSIFQEIREKRELSDALRAQMDQAITECKAEFLAARKAA
- the atpG gene encoding ATP synthase F1 subunit gamma, with the protein product MATLRDIKRRITSVKSTQQITKAMKLVAAAKLRRAQERILEARPYAFKMQEVLASLALRADPQYHPLLCRRETGKKIIVVIAADKGLCGGFNSNIMRRSLELLRTTPGETTVTLVVVGRKTRDFYRRRPYAIRSEQIGFFDRLAYDHAAALGRELANAYVAEEADEIQLVYNEFKSVATQRVVVERLLPIEPLQAPEELATIDFIYEPSPKAILEGLLPKHVEVQVYRALMESLAGEYGARMTAMDAASKNASEMIDLLTLQFNKARQERITKELLEVVGGAEALRAAKG
- the atpD gene encoding F0F1 ATP synthase subunit beta, with amino-acid sequence MNAGRIVQVIGPVVDVEFDPGKLPAIHNALEVKAQQTKDIFSYSERLIVEVAQHLGESRIRAIALSSTDGLVRGMEVVDTGAPITIPVGRAALGRIMNVIGEPVDKQGPIDAKTHYPIHRPAPAFDEQATKVEILETGIKVVDLLEPYTKGGKTGLFGGAGVGKTVVIMELIRNIAMEHGGLSVFAGVGERTREGNDLWLEMKESGVIEKTALIYGQMTEPPGSRLRVALTGLTVAEYFRDEEKQDVLLFVDNIFRFTQAGSEVSALLGRMPSAVGYQPTLGTEMGELQERITSTKTGSITSVQAIYVPADDITDPAPAAAFAHLDATTVLSRQLTELGIYPAVDPLASTSRILDPRVVGEEHYAVARSIQKILQRYKDLQDIIAILGMDELSEDDKLVVARARKVQRFLSQPFFVAEQFTGQPGRYVKLKDSIQGFKELIEGKADDLPEQAFYMVGTLDEAREKAEKLAGHK
- a CDS encoding F0F1 ATP synthase subunit epsilon encodes the protein MAEQQSQTFMLEVVTPQRLIISEEIEELMAPGQEGYFGVWPGHTPFMTTLKIGELSYTRGRKERFLAVNWGYAEVRPDKVIVLVESAERPEEIDLARAEQAKVRAEERLRQFGDEAIDHARAQAALERALARMAVAAKGRQS
- the aroF gene encoding 3-deoxy-7-phosphoheptulonate synthase, which gives rise to MIIVMKTGAHESQIQDIIRRIEALGYQAHIIQGTQRTVIGAVGDERGKDRLQSLEVMPGVETVVPILQPFKLASREVKGGKSIIKVGDLEIGGPAVVVMAGPCSVESEAQMLQTAQSVKAAGAKVLRGGAFKPRTSPYAFQGLAEEGLKYLDVARAATGLKIVTEVVNPMDVELVAAYADILQIGARNVQNFALLKRAGEVGKPVLLKRGMATTIKEFLMAAEYILSEGNYDVILCERGIRTFETSTRFTLDLSAIPVLGKLTHLPLFVDPSHGTGQWDYVAPMAKAAVACGADGLIIEVHPNPAEAQSDGLQSLKPQKFQKLMDELRPVAEAVGRRL
- a CDS encoding nucleotidyltransferase family protein, giving the protein MRAKINIPKDKLAEFCRRHQIHRLALFGSVLRDDFATDSDVDVLVEFEPGARIGLIGLAGIENELSRLIGRKVDMNTAGCLSPYFREEVLHEAEVAFEQA
- a CDS encoding HepT-like ribonuclease domain-containing protein encodes the protein MRNRLIHGYDIVDLDLLWDTVETDLQSLIAQLEAVFKESQ
- a CDS encoding BrnT family toxin, which gives rise to MRFEWDRDKANRNHKKHGVTFDEAVTVFYDPLSATFDDPDHSVGERRLITIGFSAQGRLIAVCHTERGPAVRIISARPATVRERKRHET
- a CDS encoding RidA family protein, which translates into the protein MSREVVSTELAPKAIGPYEQGIKFNGFLFTSGQIALDPATGKMIEGDVSAQTRQVLENLKAVLEAGASSLDRVVKATVYLTDLSSFAQMNEVYAEYLGKVKPARSTVGVATLPRGAIVEIDLVATTL